CGTTGCCGATGGCCACCCCTGTTCAGGAACCTTCTCCCATCCTCTGGCCCGAAATTTGTCAAGATCGAAAGACAGAGGAGCCCGTCCACTGCCATTAATCCCATGCAGTTTCCCATCTTTCCATATAATGGCGAAATTATCGCTGCCAAGACCATTGCTTGTGGGTTCCACTACAGTCAAAGCTGCCGCTGCAGCAATTGCGGCATCTATGGCATTCCCACCTTTTTTTAATATTTCAAGTCCCGCCTGAGCCGCTAAAGGATGAGACGTAGCCACCATTCCCTTAGAACCATAGACAACATTTCTTCGTGAAGGGTATTGATAACGATAGGGGTCGAAATTCATAGAGCATCACCTCTATTTCATTATGGTGTCAGGTCTTAAATTGTGCAATAGCAGGGCTACGTCGCTGATGAATACATCATTAAGGGAAACTACTTAAACTCTAATGATACCTTGCATTTTCCCCAAAAAACTCTTGACCCTACTTTTAAGAGGCTCTAAATTGTAAGAATAAATCCATCCGGCAATCACAGCGGTAATAGGGGCAATCAAAACCAAGCCAATACTTCCCGCCACAGTTCTCAATATTTCTGCCGCAACCATTCTATAATTTATAATCCGTACGAAATCTGTATCTTGACTTGCAAACAACATAAGCAGCGTTAGATATCCACCAGAGTAAGCCAGTAATAAAGTAGTTGTCATAGTTCCGATAACAGCACGCCCCACATTAAATCCTGACTGAATGAGTTCTCGGCACATTATTTCAGGTTTCTTGCTCTTTACTTCCGCCATGGCAGAAGCAATATCCATACCTATATCCATAGCTGCTCCAGAAGCACCTATTACAATAGCAGCAAAGAAAATCTGTTTCATATTCAGTCCAATATTTCCGCTAAATAAAAGTGTGGAAGAATAAGGGAGAGTTGTTCCGAGCAACCCAAGTTTGTCGCCAAAAAAAGCTGTAATTCCAATAGTGACAAATAATCCTGCCACTGTTCCCAAGAAAGCAGACAAACCCTTTCGCGTAAACCCTGCAACAGAAAAAATAACAATGGCCGACAGCACAAACAAAATGCCACTCGACAAAAGCAGCGGATTTTCTCCAGCCAAAAGCCCCGGAATAAGATTTTTCCATATAACCCATAAACTAGCTATAAAAGAAAAAATTGCCCTTAACCCTGTATTCCCAGCATAAATAATGAGCAAAAGAACAAAAAAACCAAAAAGAATAAACTCCCAGCTCTGCCTGTAGAGATCAACAGCTTTTGCGTCAACAACTTTTCCATGGTCTTCCCTTAACGCAGCAACTACTGTATCTCCCGGGGCGTAAAAGGCATCTATATCCAAGTTTCCCAGCAAATTGTTATACCCAACAACCTCTTGTCCCTTAAACTTTCCATCAACAACCTTCAAAAGCAATTCCTGGCTCCCTATTCTTGCTATTCCAGACTGCATTACATCGCTGTTATCTGTACTTAGAACCACTGCCCGAACAAAGTTGCTATTTCTGTTGTTTTCATATGCCCAAAACCCCACAAGAGCAAGAAATAAAATGCCCCAAAGTAATGAAGCTTTTATTTTCTTCATTATCTATACACTCCATTCTACTATTAATGAAAACATAGCCGGGGACAAGCCTCGGCTATGTTTTCAAAACCCAATATTTTAATAATTAATGACTTTAGGCAAACTGGTTGGATGGGTAAATGCCACTTCAGTAGGTTTGAACTCCAAAATGGAGAATAAGGTTCTTGCTACTTCTGTATTATCTTTAAATCCGCCAAGAGCCTCAGCGCCAACTCCAATGGCTGAAAGGGGCACCGTTGTCCCAGAGTGGGCATAAGTGGTCCAGAACATATTTGCCCGCTCAGACATAATGTGAGTTACTGTAATAGCCGCGGGGTCGTACCCTGCATACGTTGCAATTGCATCTTTCTGAGAGCCGTCTATGAGATCCATTGCCTGTTCAATTTTTATTTTCTCATCAAGGGATAAGTTATCTAAACCAAGGTTGGTAGCAATAAAATCAAAGAACTTCTTCCTGTCTTTATCATATTTCCCCACACCCTCATTTAACACATCCGCCGTCGTGACCTTTGCCTTAAAAAGCTGATCCATTTTCAAAAAATAATTATCACCAAACCCAAGCCCAAAACCGCCTGTTTCATGATCTGCTACAACAACTATCAACGTTTCATCGGGATATTTTTGGTAAAAAGAGTACGCTTCGTCTAGTGCCTTATCGAATGCTAACGTGTCGTGGATAGACCCCGCCGGATCATGGGCGTGACAGGCATGGTCTATTCTGCCGCCCTCTACCATTAGAAAGAAACCTTCTTTATATTTTTCTAACACTTCAATTCCTTTCGCCGTTAGTTCCGCCAAACTTGGAGTGTGATCATTCTCTCTATCAAGCTCATAGGGAAGATGGCTGTACGTGAAGGCCGCAAAGACTTTTTCCTGCCCACTTGGCTTATAGTTTCTAAATTTTTGAGTATCTTTTTCTGTCAGGAAAATATGATACCCTTGGCCTTTAAACTTTTCCGCAATGTTAAGGTCATCTTTTCTCTTTGATTTCCCGCCATCCCAGTTCTGGGGAACAAAATGGCGATATCCTCCGCCAGCAAAAAAATCCACTCCGCTATCAAGATAGTCAAGGGCTATTTCATTTTCAGCATCACGATTTGAGTTATGGGAAGCAAAAACAGCAGGAGTCGCATGAGTTATTCGCGTTGTTGTTACAAGACCTGTTCCCATCCCCTTCTCTTCCGCTGCCTCCACCAAACTTTTTACATTCGTGCCATCTGGAAGCTGAGCAATAATGCCATTATTCGTCTTATATCCCGCCGCTAATGCTGTCCCGGCCGCTGCAGAATCTGTTACCAAGGAATCTGCGGAATAGGTGGTGTTGATACCTGCCACTGGGAACTGATTCATCCTAAGTTTTATATCTTTTACTCCGGTTTCAGCCCTCAAATAATATTCTGCCGCCTGGCGCTGTGCTGCGCCCATTCCATCACCAATAAAATAAAAAACATAGCGCGGAGCGTGGGCACTTGCACTATTCACTCCCCCAATTAGCCCTAAAAACAAAGCCAAAGCAATAACTGCCAGTTTACGAGAAAAAAACTTACGCAACATAATACCCCCTCAATGTAGATATTCTTTGCTTAATACCTTACAGGAAAGGAGTTTACGTATTGTTACAACTTTGTAAACAAAGTGTAAAAAATCCGGGCCTACAAAAAGGGGCAAGAGAAAAACCCCCTGCCCCTCTTCCGCTTATATTCGGTTTTAAATCTATTTCCTCTCACCGTCACTGCATACATTTAATACAACTTGCACAAATTCAAGACCTGGCACCATTAATGGTTCATGGAGAGCACCAAGTTGACCATTTGAAGGAAATTATCATTCATCTCTTTTGTTACATCTTCTCCCTTTTTAACTTTTTCCCTCATGGTATAAATAAATTTTCTCCATTCATCATTGACCCCGGCCTCGTAGAACTCACTATATTTAAAGCTCCCTCTCTGAGTCTCGTAAACCGTTCCATCAACAAGAGCTTTAGGTGTAGCGCTTGCCCCCATCAGGAAAGGAATAGAATAACCATATGCTGGCAATGTTACAAAAATAGTTGTCAAAGTTTCTGGGTTTTCAGGGTCAATCAAAATTGTGGCGCTGGACTGTGCGCGGGCAAAATTCCACAAGGCAGAGTGTTTTGAAACCTTGGGAGAATTAACTAGTTCTATTGTTATCTCACCATGGTGAGATACAAGAGCATCTTCCGGAGAGCCATAATCATTTCTCCTGGAAACGGTGAAATATATACCCTCATATTCATCCCCGGCATTTAAAAGGGGCGGGTTTTCTCTTTCTTCGATAATCTTATAGCAATTATCCGCTATTTGAAGAATCTTCCCTTTTGCATCGACAAACAAATAATTTGTTCCTAACTTTCCGCTGGCAATGTATCCCTTTTCAGCAAAAGAATGGAGAACTTCTTTTGCTTCGTCGACATTTTTACAGTGTTCAGCAATATAACGGGGGACATAATGATTCATAAACCCATCATATTTAGGTGGATCAACGTAGGGCAGCTCTCCCTCGTAAGGCCCAACATAACATTCCTTATGCTGCCATTGGGCTGGAACATCTGCGCCTCCTGCGAGGCCTTTCTCGTTGACAAAAAAGGATACGCCTGTGTCTGCTGTGCCCATTTCTCCGAAAAACTTATAGGGTTTTTTATCACCCGAGGGCACCTCTGTTATCTTTTTAAGATAGGCAGATTGAAGATCCACCGCGGTTTCCCTCGTTTTATGGAAGATGATCTGCCCATCCTTTGTTGCTGGAGGAGCAACTGCAAACGAGGTACATCCCACACCTTCGTAAAGAAGGGCTAAATCACGATATCTTCCAAAAGTGAAAGCGATGTAAAGTTCCCGGTCTATTCCAACCGTATCAGCAATAGCGTTAAGCTCGTCGATCCAATAAGAACAATTAATTTTTTTGGAAAGGTCTATTGAAAGCTTTGCGAATCTCCTTAACGCATCTTCTTTACCCTCAGCTCGTGATATAAATGTATTGTATGCCTTTAAAATAGAATCGCGGTTGACTTCTCCCCACATTGTCCCCACTTCAACTGCTGATCCTTGCAAAAACATAACTTCTTCTGAAGGGGCTGCAGCAAAAGCAGAAGTACTTAAAAGAACCGTTATAGCCATTATTAACACTATTAAACGTTTCATTTTAATGCCTCCTTTTAATAAAAAAGAAGGAGGTGTTTCTCTCCTTCTTTTTTTCAATCATGGAGCGACCCCACTATATTCTTATCTCAACCTATGGTATACATTTAACACAACTTGCACAAATTCAAGACCTGGCACCATTTTTTATTCGCAACTTGCACAAATTCAAGACCTGGCACCATTTTTTATTCGATGAATTTGGGGAGATACTGTTTTTCCAGGTCGCGGAACTGTTCGAAACCTACAAGGTCTTTAAACTCTGAGAATGCCGCAACGAGGTCTGTTCTGCCCTCAGCGAGCTTGCCTCCCTGTATCTCATTGAGGTAATTGACCATGCCTTTCACAGCCGCAAAGAGAGGGCCAACAGGAATGCTTATTCTTCCCACGCCTAGTTCTTTAAGCTTTTCGATGGGAACGAGAGGTGTTTTCCCCCCAACAACGGCATCCATGAGATTGATGCTCACTGGCGCTTTGATCTCTTTCACAGCCTGTTCTATCTGGTCTATTGACCGTGGAGCCTCTACGAAGATCAGGTCTGCTCCAGCCTCGGCATATGCGTTTCCTCGTTTTATAGCCTCTTCTATTCCGTGAACCGCAATGGCGTCGGTGCGGGCATTGATGACAAAATCAGGATCAATTTCATCCTTCACAGCCTTGCATGCCTTGATTTTCATGACCATTTCCTCTATAGGAATGATCTGCTTCCCCTCGAGATGGCCGCACCGTTTAGGGAACACCTGGTCTTCGATATTCATTCCAGCGGCGCCTGCCTTGATGAATTCCCTCGTGACATGCATGGCATTAATGCTATTTCCATATCCAGTATCAGCATCGGCCATGACGGGAATTCCAACAGAGTCTATTATATTTTTTGTAAAGTGGACGACATCACTGAATCCGATGAAGGCCATATCCGGCAATCCCAAATAGGTAGCCGACAACCCAAACCCGCTGACCTGAAGGGCTTCAAAACCCGCTCTTTCAATAAGCTTGGCAGAAATCGCATCGTGAGCTCCCGGGCACACTAGGGCCCGCCGTTCAAGGATCATATTTTTAAGCTTCGTTGTTTTTTTCAACACGTACCCCTCCATTGAGACTAGAACGTTCTTGTTTTAAGATATATTTGTTCCATACAAAGGCTATAACCACGCCGACCATACCCGCAGCGGAAAGCTTAACATCAGGAAAAAGCAACAATATGCCACTCACAAAAAAGAGAACTCTGCTCAGTATAGCCATTACACCTTTGCCGAAGCCAAAAAAACCGTACGCAATAGCAATAGCCCCGACAAAGCCTGTTAACCCATGGCTCAGAATAGCACCTGCAGAACCTCTCCCCACCAGAGAGGGATTGAGAGCGAAGAAATAGGGCAGAATAAAGGCCACAGCCCCGAGCTTCACCGCATTCAGGCCAGTTTTAACCCAGTTCCCCTTCGAAATGCTTGCCGCCGCCACTGCTGCCGTGCAGGTAGGAGGTGTAACCCCTCCAAGAATGGCCCAATAGATAAAGAAAAGATGGGCAGCAACCTGGTCAATTCCTATTTTCATCAAAGGCGGCACAAGGATGGAAACAGAAAGAACGTACGTAGGGACAACAGGAAGAGAGGTTCCCAAAAGGAAGGGAACTATAGTGGCCACAAGAAGAGCGATAAAAATATTGGAACCGCCATATTTCAAGATCAGTCCGCTTATTTTAGGGGCGATCCCCGTGATCCCTATGAGGTTTACAAGCACACTCACCGAGATAAGGATAGGGGCAATTCGCGCCACATCTGCCCCGGCTTCGCTTAAGGCGTCAAGAACCTTACGGGGAGTTTCTTTGATTTTTTTCTTCAGCAAATCACTTAAAACCAACACGACAATGGAAGAAACACTGGCATAAAAACCCGCCTTCAGCAAAGGCTGCCCCGTTCCAATGAGATAAAGAAGAACAACAGTGGGAATAACAAGGCCCGCCATCCGTTCAAAGGTTAATATATCCTTCCATTTTGGAATTTCATCTTCTGGAACTGCAGAAAGCCCTCTTCGTTTTGTCTGAAAATGGACGCCGCTAAACACACCTGTGTAAAACAATATACAAGGCAGCAAGGCATATCCGATGATGTTCATATAGGAAATATTTAAGAATTCCGCCATCATGAAAGCAGTGATACTCATGATGGGGGGCGTAATTCCGCCCCCGGTCGAGGCAATGGCTTCCACAGCTCCGGCAAATTCTGGTTTATACCCAAGACGTTTCATGAGAGGTATGGTGTAGCTTCCCGTCACCATCACATTGGCTACAGAACTTCCAGAGATGCTGCCAAAAAGAGCGCTTGAAATAACAGCTGCTTTGGCAGGGCCTCCAACAAAACGGCCTGTCAGAGCCAGGGCCAGATCTATAAAGGTCTTGCCCCCGCCCGTAGCAGACAGAAGAGACCCAAATATGATGAACATGGCAATAAAGGTTGCCGACATTCCTGTCACACTGCCAAACAATCCAAGGGGAGAATAATACACGGAATTCATAATAAAATTAAAAGATAAACCCCGAATTTTCCAGAGCCCCCCTAAATAGGGCGCCACATAGATATAGACAAAAAGCATTGCGACGAGTATGGGTATGGCCGCTCCAACGGTGCGACGAGCCGCCTCTAATACAATGATCAGAAGAGCAGTTCCCAGAAGCAAATCCAGCGATGTGGCTCCTCCAGGCTTCATGTAAATATCAAGGGCCTTTACCACAACATTAAAACAGGCGAGAACAATGACAGCAATCAGAAAAACATCCCATATGAAAGAACGCTCATGTTCTTGACCTTCCCTTTGACGAAATGGGAAACAGAGCAAAGCTATAGATACGCCCAGGGTCACATGAAGAGCTCGCACCTGAATGTCGAGCAAATTCTGAAAAAACATGGGTACAATCAGCTGGGTTAGAGAAAAGACGATACCGCTCCAGAATAAAAAGTGATTCATATGTTTATTTAAAAAATTTCGCACATTCACCCTTTCTTCCCCCCTCTATTAACTCATGCGCTGCCGACGAGGGTGCGGGAAACAGCGAGGCGTTTAAACCTTCTGTTTCCCGCTCTCATAAAGTCTATTTCTTGTATTCTGGTGGAAGGAAAAACTCTGGAACCTCTATGCCCTTTTCTTTGGCGTAACGAATAAGACCTGGGTGGGCAGGAACAAAGGCATCTTCTGTTGCGAATTTAAAGTAGTCTGCAACAGGATCCCATCCCTTGACGGCCCCGTAGGCCGCTGCAACTTCTTCAAACCCTTCCACATAGGCTTTAACGATGTTATAAGCCACTTCTTCTGACATTCTGGTGCTGGCTACCGCTCCAGCGATAGGGCACTCTTCCCAAATTGGGCCCACATCTGGAAGCTGGGATATAGAGCCTTTTTGAGTTTCAAGGAAGCTCATGCTAGGTATCTTTTCCCGTATTTTCTCAATGTCATCCTTGGAATAGCCAATAACCGTAAGGGGCGTTGTAATATTCACTTCTATGAGGGACGCATCCATAGAAGTTAACCCGCTTGACTTCTGAAGACCAACAATACGGCCTTCCTTAAGGGCATTGACGGCATCCCCATAGGCCATGGGCATAAGGTTGATATTGGCCCCTGTAATGTCGTTGTACTCCATAACGTAAGAAGCTGAAGCAGAGCCGGGAATGCCCGGGCAGAACCGTTTTCCAGCAAGATCTTTAAAGGTGGTAACTTTGGCATCTTCCCTAACATAGAGACGGTCGGCAAATACGTTTCTCAAAAATAGCCAGCGAACATCTTGGTAGGGTTTTTCCCCTTCAAAAGCCCCTGTTCCCTCATAGAGCTGAAGGGTAGACGGCAAGTCGATGCACATAGCAAAGTCAAAAACACCATCGCGAACTTTCTTCAGGTTATCAATACCGGCTCCACTTTCAACAACAGTCACATTAAGCCCAACATTCGCTTTGTTGACCACGTTGGCGGCGGCTACGCACCATGCATAGACACCGGAAGAAGAGGACGTACTGCCCATATTCAAACTCGTTTGGCCATAGCCTGCTCCTGCAACGACGAAAGAGAAGAGCACTAGCAGACACCCAAGAAGCAACATCTTTCTACTTTTCTGCATTGTGTTTCCCCCTTTTTTCCCTTTTAAAAAACATCTCTGTTCCGTGGAAAACCACGGAAAAGCCTCAAGCACCCAAGCTTTTTCAGCCTTCCTGCACTGTGCTTCGTCTTTTGCCTTCCTTATAAGCGTCCCTCCTTCTTCTTCATGGTAGCATAATCATCAATAGCGGCCGTGCCATCAGCGACGGCCCGATATGTCAAAAGACTTATGCTGTTTTAAGTAAGGGGTTAACCCCCCCGCG
This region of Aminobacterium colombiense DSM 12261 genomic DNA includes:
- a CDS encoding isocitrate lyase/PEP mutase family protein; the protein is MLKKTTKLKNMILERRALVCPGAHDAISAKLIERAGFEALQVSGFGLSATYLGLPDMAFIGFSDVVHFTKNIIDSVGIPVMADADTGYGNSINAMHVTREFIKAGAAGMNIEDQVFPKRCGHLEGKQIIPIEEMVMKIKACKAVKDEIDPDFVINARTDAIAVHGIEEAIKRGNAYAEAGADLIFVEAPRSIDQIEQAVKEIKAPVSINLMDAVVGGKTPLVPIEKLKELGVGRISIPVGPLFAAVKGMVNYLNEIQGGKLAEGRTDLVAAFSEFKDLVGFEQFRDLEKQYLPKFIE
- a CDS encoding alkaline phosphatase, whose amino-acid sequence is MLRKFFSRKLAVIALALFLGLIGGVNSASAHAPRYVFYFIGDGMGAAQRQAAEYYLRAETGVKDIKLRMNQFPVAGINTTYSADSLVTDSAAAGTALAAGYKTNNGIIAQLPDGTNVKSLVEAAEEKGMGTGLVTTTRITHATPAVFASHNSNRDAENEIALDYLDSGVDFFAGGGYRHFVPQNWDGGKSKRKDDLNIAEKFKGQGYHIFLTEKDTQKFRNYKPSGQEKVFAAFTYSHLPYELDRENDHTPSLAELTAKGIEVLEKYKEGFFLMVEGGRIDHACHAHDPAGSIHDTLAFDKALDEAYSFYQKYPDETLIVVVADHETGGFGLGFGDNYFLKMDQLFKAKVTTADVLNEGVGKYDKDRKKFFDFIATNLGLDNLSLDEKIKIEQAMDLIDGSQKDAIATYAGYDPAAITVTHIMSERANMFWTTYAHSGTTVPLSAIGVGAEALGGFKDNTEVARTLFSILEFKPTEVAFTHPTSLPKVINY
- a CDS encoding YibE/F family protein — its product is MKKIKASLLWGILFLALVGFWAYENNRNSNFVRAVVLSTDNSDVMQSGIARIGSQELLLKVVDGKFKGQEVVGYNNLLGNLDIDAFYAPGDTVVAALREDHGKVVDAKAVDLYRQSWEFILFGFFVLLLIIYAGNTGLRAIFSFIASLWVIWKNLIPGLLAGENPLLLSSGILFVLSAIVIFSVAGFTRKGLSAFLGTVAGLFVTIGITAFFGDKLGLLGTTLPYSSTLLFSGNIGLNMKQIFFAAIVIGASGAAMDIGMDIASAMAEVKSKKPEIMCRELIQSGFNVGRAVIGTMTTTLLLAYSGGYLTLLMLFASQDTDFVRIINYRMVAAEILRTVAGSIGLVLIAPITAVIAGWIYSYNLEPLKSRVKSFLGKMQGIIRV
- a CDS encoding carcinine hydrolase/isopenicillin-N N-acyltransferase family protein, with translation MKRLIVLIMAITVLLSTSAFAAAPSEEVMFLQGSAVEVGTMWGEVNRDSILKAYNTFISRAEGKEDALRRFAKLSIDLSKKINCSYWIDELNAIADTVGIDRELYIAFTFGRYRDLALLYEGVGCTSFAVAPPATKDGQIIFHKTRETAVDLQSAYLKKITEVPSGDKKPYKFFGEMGTADTGVSFFVNEKGLAGGADVPAQWQHKECYVGPYEGELPYVDPPKYDGFMNHYVPRYIAEHCKNVDEAKEVLHSFAEKGYIASGKLGTNYLFVDAKGKILQIADNCYKIIEERENPPLLNAGDEYEGIYFTVSRRNDYGSPEDALVSHHGEITIELVNSPKVSKHSALWNFARAQSSATILIDPENPETLTTIFVTLPAYGYSIPFLMGASATPKALVDGTVYETQRGSFKYSEFYEAGVNDEWRKFIYTMREKVKKGEDVTKEMNDNFLQMVNLVLSMNH
- a CDS encoding TAXI family TRAP transporter solute-binding subunit, with amino-acid sequence MQKSRKMLLLGCLLVLFSFVVAGAGYGQTSLNMGSTSSSSGVYAWCVAAANVVNKANVGLNVTVVESGAGIDNLKKVRDGVFDFAMCIDLPSTLQLYEGTGAFEGEKPYQDVRWLFLRNVFADRLYVREDAKVTTFKDLAGKRFCPGIPGSASASYVMEYNDITGANINLMPMAYGDAVNALKEGRIVGLQKSSGLTSMDASLIEVNITTPLTVIGYSKDDIEKIREKIPSMSFLETQKGSISQLPDVGPIWEECPIAGAVASTRMSEEVAYNIVKAYVEGFEEVAAAYGAVKGWDPVADYFKFATEDAFVPAHPGLIRYAKEKGIEVPEFFLPPEYKK
- a CDS encoding TRAP transporter permease — translated: MNHFLFWSGIVFSLTQLIVPMFFQNLLDIQVRALHVTLGVSIALLCFPFRQREGQEHERSFIWDVFLIAVIVLACFNVVVKALDIYMKPGGATSLDLLLGTALLIIVLEAARRTVGAAIPILVAMLFVYIYVAPYLGGLWKIRGLSFNFIMNSVYYSPLGLFGSVTGMSATFIAMFIIFGSLLSATGGGKTFIDLALALTGRFVGGPAKAAVISSALFGSISGSSVANVMVTGSYTIPLMKRLGYKPEFAGAVEAIASTGGGITPPIMSITAFMMAEFLNISYMNIIGYALLPCILFYTGVFSGVHFQTKRRGLSAVPEDEIPKWKDILTFERMAGLVIPTVVLLYLIGTGQPLLKAGFYASVSSIVVLVLSDLLKKKIKETPRKVLDALSEAGADVARIAPILISVSVLVNLIGITGIAPKISGLILKYGGSNIFIALLVATIVPFLLGTSLPVVPTYVLSVSILVPPLMKIGIDQVAAHLFFIYWAILGGVTPPTCTAAVAAASISKGNWVKTGLNAVKLGAVAFILPYFFALNPSLVGRGSAGAILSHGLTGFVGAIAIAYGFFGFGKGVMAILSRVLFFVSGILLLFPDVKLSAAGMVGVVIAFVWNKYILKQERSSLNGGVRVEKNNEA